The DNA region TAGTCATTCAGGCGTAGAGCAAGCCTGATGCCAACGGGGCCGAAAATCGTCCCCAACGTCTAAGTTATTGATATCTAAAGACAGTGGGACCCTACCTGCCACAACCCCCTTCCCGGCCCTGACCACAAATGTGACAACTTACAAGACGGTTTCTGAAAATCTTGCAAATGGAGCCATTTGGCCCCTGAGCGATCAAGGATTCTGCTAAAACATCTTCTCTATATAAGGATTAAGGAGCCCCCTGAATGCTCAAGCCCTTCTTGCGTCTATGCTCTCTGGCTTTATCGCTATCGACTCTTGCTGCTTGTGCAGGCGGTGGCGGAACTGGTGAAAACCTCACGGCCAATACAGAGCCCACCTCTTGTGAAGTCTCTGGTCATTCTTTCGGAATCGTGGGCGGCAAAACTCTGGGCTCTGGCAATGAATTGAGTTCTAGCACTGTGATGGTCGTACATATAGACGACGATAAAAAAGAAAGTGTCTGCACCGGAACTTTGATTGACGACGACAAAGTGTTGACGGCCGCCCACTGCACCCAGCGCTTCGCTGGGACCACCGTGATCGCGTTTTCCAATAACGTAGATTGCGTGCTGAATGCACCCAAGCGAACCCTGCGAATGGTTGTGCAAAGAGCGATTCCCGACGACTATATCTACAGCAAAAACACAAGCTGGACGAACTCGTCCTATGATTTAGCTATTCTGAAATTTCGCGGGGGCTTAGCACCGGGCTATAAGGTTCGCGAACTGCCCTCGGCAGGTTTTCAAATCAATGCAGCAGACACCCTGGTCATGGCGGGTTACGGCGTCACCAATGAAAACACTAAAGACTCTGGCCTTCTTCGTTTCACCACGGCGTCGGGCGAACGAATTTCCGACCGCTTTCACCTGGCGTTAGCGAATCACGTCATTAAAATTCCGCAAACCCTTGTCCTGGAACAACAGGACAACGGTGTCTGCAAAGGAGACTCTGGCGGTCCTCTTTATGCCAAAACCCCGCAGGGGTTGGTTCTTGTCGGTATTACTTCGATGGGAGTAGATCACCGCACGAAAGACGAAAAGAACTCGCGGGTCTGCCATGGCGTGGGTATCTTCACAGATCTTCGCGACAATCTGCCCTGGATTCGCGAACAACTGGAAGCTCTGAAGTTGTAACACCAAGGATCTTCGCTGTTGGCGAAGGTCCTTAATCAAGACACTTCAAAAAGATCCCAGCACATTCCGTAAATCTCTTCTGTTCCACTGGCCGCGATTCTCTTGTTCGCTTTCTCGATGGAATCTAAAAATAATTTCTTCAGCGCTTCAAAACCTTCTTTATCCATGGTGAATACGGCTGACACGTGAAGATCTTTGTCGTCGCCCGTCTGAAGAGATTTAATCGCCTGCAGTCTGTTGTGAATCTGATGATTGACTCCCAAAGGTGAACTTTTGGGTAAATGAATATTTCCCCCCTGGTACACCCACTCCCCGGGGCCCTTTCGGCCTACCAGCTGCTTTTCCGCCAATAGCTGCAGACAATCGAGAACTTTCTTTTCTGGAAGGCCCAAGCGTTGGGAAATTGCCGCAGTGGTTTGGTAGTGGGGCGAACTGGTTGCGATATGAACCGTGGAGGGAATCCAAGAGCTAAAGTAGTACTTCGTAAAGTCTTCATCTTCACGCAAATTTTTGGCAATCACT from Bdellovibrio sp. ArHS includes:
- a CDS encoding trypsin-like serine protease, whose protein sequence is MLKPFLRLCSLALSLSTLAACAGGGGTGENLTANTEPTSCEVSGHSFGIVGGKTLGSGNELSSSTVMVVHIDDDKKESVCTGTLIDDDKVLTAAHCTQRFAGTTVIAFSNNVDCVLNAPKRTLRMVVQRAIPDDYIYSKNTSWTNSSYDLAILKFRGGLAPGYKVRELPSAGFQINAADTLVMAGYGVTNENTKDSGLLRFTTASGERISDRFHLALANHVIKIPQTLVLEQQDNGVCKGDSGGPLYAKTPQGLVLVGITSMGVDHRTKDEKNSRVCHGVGIFTDLRDNLPWIREQLEALKL
- a CDS encoding TIGR02147 family protein is translated as MKTLFDFDNYQDFLSFYVSNPEAPRGLRTELAKAMQCQAAYLSQVLNGKAELTEDHAFKLVNHLGFSNIEKEYFTLLVRISRASGHDLQEYLKKQAAALSKVATKVDYKVIAKNLREDEDFTKYYFSSWIPSTVHIATSSPHYQTTAAISQRLGLPEKKVLDCLQLLAEKQLVGRKGPGEWVYQGGNIHLPKSSPLGVNHQIHNRLQAIKSLQTGDDKDLHVSAVFTMDKEGFEALKKLFLDSIEKANKRIAASGTEEIYGMCWDLFEVS